From Lysobacter silvisoli, the proteins below share one genomic window:
- the rpsH gene encoding 30S ribosomal protein S8 encodes MSMTDPIADMLVRIKNAAAVRKQTVKMPSSKTKVAIAAVLKDEGYILDSRVTQVGPGKSELEISLKYYEGKPVIERLERYSRSGLRQYRGKDAIPKVLGGLGVAIISTSKGIMTDAQARQQGVGGEVLCFVA; translated from the coding sequence ATGAGCATGACTGATCCCATCGCCGACATGCTGGTCCGCATCAAGAATGCGGCCGCTGTTCGGAAGCAGACGGTGAAGATGCCGTCGTCCAAGACCAAGGTGGCCATCGCCGCCGTGCTGAAGGACGAGGGCTACATCCTGGATTCGCGCGTGACCCAGGTGGGTCCGGGCAAGTCCGAACTCGAAATCTCGCTGAAGTACTACGAAGGCAAGCCGGTGATCGAGCGCCTGGAGCGCTACTCCCGTTCGGGCCTGCGTCAGTACCGCGGCAAGGACGCGATCCCGAAGGTCCTGGGCGGCCTGGGCGTCGCGATCATCTCCACCTCGAAGGGCATCATGACCGATGCGCAGGCGCGCCAGCAGGGCGTCGGCGGTGAAGTCCTGTGCTTCGTGGCCTAA
- the rplF gene encoding 50S ribosomal protein L6 codes for MSRVAKKPVALPKGVELNIQADSISAKGPKGALSIAKPAAINLKVENGEAVFVTEDAALIPLTGTLRAILANMVKGVSEGFERKLELVGVGYRASMQGQDLNLALGFSHPVLFKAPEGITIATPTQTEIVVQGADKQRVGEVAAKIRGFRPPEPYKGKGVKYAGEVIIRKEAKKA; via the coding sequence ATGTCCCGAGTTGCCAAGAAGCCGGTCGCCCTGCCGAAGGGCGTCGAGCTGAACATCCAAGCCGACAGCATCAGCGCCAAGGGCCCGAAGGGCGCCCTGTCGATCGCCAAGCCGGCCGCCATCAACCTGAAGGTCGAGAACGGCGAAGCCGTGTTCGTCACCGAAGACGCCGCGCTGATCCCGCTCACGGGCACCCTGCGCGCGATCCTGGCCAACATGGTCAAGGGCGTCTCCGAAGGCTTCGAGCGCAAGCTCGAGCTGGTCGGCGTCGGTTACCGCGCCTCGATGCAGGGCCAGGACCTGAACCTGGCGCTGGGTTTCTCGCACCCGGTGCTGTTCAAGGCTCCGGAAGGCATCACCATCGCGACCCCCACCCAGACCGAAATCGTGGTCCAGGGCGCGGACAAGCAGCGCGTCGGTGAAGTCGCCGCCAAGATTCGCGGTTTCCGTCCGCCGGAGCCCTACAAGGGCAAGGGTGTGAAGTACGCCGGCGAAGTCATCATCCGCAAGGAAGCCAAGAAGGCATAA
- the rplR gene encoding 50S ribosomal protein L18: protein MEMNKNTARLRRAKSTRAHIRELGVPRLSVLRTGQHLYAQVFTADGSKVLAAASTVQADVKEGLKNGKNADAAVKVGHAIAAKAKAAGIDKVAFDRSGYRYHGRIKALADAAREGGLQF from the coding sequence ATCGAAATGAACAAGAACACCGCCCGCCTGCGCCGCGCCAAGTCGACCCGTGCGCACATCCGCGAACTCGGCGTGCCGCGCCTGTCGGTGCTGCGCACCGGCCAGCACCTGTACGCCCAGGTCTTCACCGCCGACGGCTCCAAGGTCCTGGCTGCCGCCTCGACCGTGCAGGCCGACGTCAAGGAAGGCCTGAAGAACGGCAAGAACGCCGACGCCGCCGTCAAGGTCGGCCACGCGATCGCCGCCAAGGCCAAGGCCGCCGGCATCGACAAGGTCGCTTTCGACCGTTCGGGCTACCGCTACCACGGCCGCATCAAGGCTCTGGCCGATGCGGCCCGCGAAGGCGGTCTGCAGTTCTAA
- the rplE gene encoding 50S ribosomal protein L5 produces MTTRLEEFYKNEVVPALTEKFGYKNPMEVPRLTKITLNMGVGEAATNKKILENAVADMTKIAGQKPIVTKTRVSVASFKIRDGWPIGAKVTLRRAKMYEFLDRLINISLPRVRDFRGVSGRSFDGRGNYNMGVKEQIIFPEIDFDQVDALRGMDIAITTTAKTDAEAKALLEAFRFPFRN; encoded by the coding sequence ATGACCACCCGGCTCGAAGAGTTCTACAAGAATGAAGTGGTTCCTGCGCTGACCGAGAAGTTCGGTTACAAGAACCCGATGGAAGTGCCGCGCCTGACCAAGATCACGCTGAACATGGGCGTGGGCGAGGCCGCCACCAACAAGAAGATCCTGGAAAATGCCGTCGCCGACATGACCAAGATCGCCGGCCAGAAGCCGATCGTGACGAAGACCCGCGTGTCGGTGGCTTCGTTCAAGATCCGCGACGGTTGGCCGATCGGCGCCAAGGTCACCCTGCGCCGCGCTAAGATGTACGAGTTCCTGGACCGCCTGATCAACATCTCGCTGCCGCGCGTGCGCGACTTCCGCGGTGTCTCGGGTCGTTCGTTCGACGGCCGTGGCAACTACAACATGGGCGTCAAGGAACAGATCATCTTCCCGGAAATCGATTTCGACCAGGTCGACGCGCTGCGCGGCATGGACATCGCGATCACCACGACCGCGAAGACCGATGCCGAGGCCAAGGCCCTGCTCGAAGCCTTCCGCTTCCCGTTCCGCAACTGA
- the rpsN gene encoding 30S ribosomal protein S14, with product MAKTSMINRDLKRAKLAKKFAGKREELKKIVSSETASYEEKLEAAVKLQKLPRDSSPCRQRNRCALTGRSRGVYQKFGLGRNKLREATMRGDVPGLRKASW from the coding sequence ATGGCTAAGACCTCCATGATCAACCGCGACCTCAAGCGGGCCAAGCTGGCGAAGAAGTTCGCCGGCAAGCGTGAGGAGCTGAAGAAGATCGTTTCCAGCGAGACCGCCTCGTACGAGGAGAAGCTGGAGGCCGCCGTCAAGCTGCAGAAGCTGCCGCGCGACTCCTCGCCGTGCCGTCAGCGCAACCGTTGCGCCCTGACCGGCCGCTCGCGCGGCGTCTACCAGAAGTTCGGCCTGGGCCGCAACAAGCTGCGTGAAGCCACCATGCGCGGCGACGTGCCTGGTCTTCGCAAGGCAAGCTGGTAA